The following coding sequences lie in one Saccharopolyspora hordei genomic window:
- a CDS encoding amidase, translating to MNVDRGGEKLPTPEQFKVDEQLNTVITWIGDRPTGADGPLAGLTAGIKDNIEVAGVRSTCGSGFLWDNVAEYDAPVVRSLEEAGATVLATLNMAEFAVGVTSQNSAAGGSRNPWDPKRVPAGSSGGAGAAVAAGLVDVALGTDSGGSVRLPASACGVCGLRPSFGLVDTVGVYPVSRDFDVVGPIARDVELVARTFDVLTHQPQRPRVRPSVIGVPKTFVTDDVDPAITAATGGLVESLRDQGYEIRQVDIPQAERAQDHVYTLLYSQLADIHRDRLRTSPEDFQPATLERVRLGLEIGERAIRDAAKARDEFRKVMRRVFEEVEVVVTPAMPVDVPLISSSESVIAQSRRLGQFSYPWSLHTGPTLVVPVGFHPGSGMPIGAQLTAGHADEAALFTVGRDYQRVTEWHERRPPIRADQSSSAGSRSKPISL from the coding sequence TTGAACGTCGACCGGGGAGGAGAGAAACTCCCCACCCCAGAGCAGTTCAAGGTCGACGAACAGCTGAACACCGTGATCACCTGGATCGGAGATCGGCCAACAGGTGCAGACGGCCCCCTCGCCGGGCTGACCGCCGGGATCAAGGACAACATCGAGGTCGCGGGTGTGCGATCGACGTGCGGGTCCGGATTCCTGTGGGACAACGTTGCTGAGTACGACGCCCCTGTGGTGCGTTCGCTCGAAGAGGCGGGAGCGACGGTGCTCGCGACGTTGAACATGGCGGAATTCGCAGTGGGTGTGACCTCGCAGAATTCCGCGGCGGGCGGCTCGCGCAATCCGTGGGACCCGAAGCGCGTTCCTGCGGGTTCGAGCGGTGGGGCCGGTGCGGCTGTGGCAGCGGGACTCGTCGACGTGGCACTGGGCACCGACAGCGGTGGCTCAGTGCGCCTTCCGGCTTCGGCGTGCGGCGTTTGCGGGTTGCGCCCCAGCTTCGGCTTGGTAGACACCGTTGGTGTCTATCCGGTCAGCAGGGACTTCGACGTCGTAGGGCCGATCGCCCGTGACGTCGAGCTGGTGGCACGCACCTTCGACGTGCTGACGCACCAGCCGCAACGCCCCCGCGTTCGACCGAGTGTGATCGGCGTGCCGAAGACCTTCGTGACCGACGATGTCGACCCAGCGATCACGGCTGCGACCGGCGGGCTGGTGGAGAGCTTGCGCGATCAAGGTTACGAGATCCGACAGGTCGACATCCCTCAAGCGGAGCGGGCGCAGGACCATGTCTACACCTTGCTGTACTCCCAGCTCGCCGACATCCATCGGGACCGGTTGCGCACGTCGCCGGAGGACTTCCAACCGGCGACGCTGGAGCGGGTCCGTCTCGGCCTGGAGATCGGTGAGCGAGCGATCCGAGATGCAGCCAAGGCACGCGACGAATTCCGGAAGGTCATGCGCCGCGTCTTCGAAGAAGTCGAAGTGGTGGTGACCCCAGCTATGCCGGTCGACGTACCGCTGATCTCAAGTAGCGAGTCGGTGATCGCGCAGTCACGCCGGCTCGGCCAGTTTTCCTACCCGTGGTCGCTGCACACCGGACCGACGCTCGTCGTGCCCGTGGGATTCCACCCCGGCTCGGGCATGCCGATCGGTGCGCAGCTCACCGCGGGGCACGCCGACGAGGCTGCGCTGTTCACCGTCGGGCGTGACTACCAGCGGGTGACAGAGTGGCACGAGCGGAGACCGCCGATCCGCGCTGATCAGTCCTCGTCCGCTGGCTCGCGCAGCAAGCCCATTTCCTTGTAG
- a CDS encoding GntR family transcriptional regulator, with the protein MAEESVKLPAYAVVADRIRRRILSGDLPPGARLPTEAELMQEFGFSRSTIREATRILASEHLVHTTRGPGGGTFVLRPDLGQLTTQVENSVALMTVAEMVTVDQLMDVRLLTEIHAAGTAAHLRTDEQLSRMRASLGPRENRPAYEADQDFHLQILAAAGNPMLELACAPVFRVLNDRFASEFASEDFWTTSHVDHERIMAAIERGDSMAAMSEMRRHLDRLIDAYKEMGLLREPADED; encoded by the coding sequence GTGGCCGAAGAGTCGGTAAAACTACCCGCGTACGCGGTTGTCGCAGACCGGATACGCCGCCGGATCCTCTCAGGTGATCTACCGCCGGGCGCTCGCCTTCCCACCGAGGCGGAGCTGATGCAGGAGTTCGGCTTCAGCCGCAGCACGATCCGCGAGGCGACCCGGATCCTCGCCAGCGAGCACCTCGTACACACCACGCGAGGTCCCGGTGGTGGTACTTTCGTGCTGCGACCCGACCTGGGACAGCTGACCACACAGGTCGAGAACAGCGTGGCTTTGATGACGGTTGCGGAGATGGTCACCGTTGACCAGCTCATGGACGTGCGCCTGCTCACTGAAATCCACGCTGCCGGTACCGCGGCACACCTGCGCACCGACGAGCAACTCTCCAGGATGCGCGCCTCGTTGGGACCGCGCGAGAACCGTCCGGCCTACGAGGCCGACCAAGACTTCCACCTGCAGATCCTCGCCGCCGCAGGAAATCCCATGCTGGAGTTGGCCTGCGCGCCGGTGTTTCGAGTGCTCAACGACCGGTTCGCCAGCGAGTTCGCCTCGGAGGACTTCTGGACCACATCGCACGTCGATCACGAACGCATCATGGCCGCCATCGAGCGCGGCGACTCCATGGCGGCCATGAGCGAGATGCGCCGGCACCTGGACCGGCTGATCGACGCCTACAAGGAAATGGGCTTGCTGCGCGAGCCAGCGGACGAGGACTGA